From Brucella pseudogrignonensis, a single genomic window includes:
- a CDS encoding Hsp33 family molecular chaperone → MSDKISTEHNEAEVVHIDLNNFEFAGDDAVVPFQVEGLDVRGRAVQLGASIDAILKRHDYPEHVARLLAEATVLTTLLGTSLKFEGKFIFQTQSDGPVDMLVVDFRTPKSVRAYARFDAERVAKAVSAGKTRPEELLGRGTLALTVDQGAHTQRYQGIVALDGSTLEEIARTYFRQSEQIATDMKLSVAKLVERDSEGKLIERWRAGGLMIQFLPESEIRARMPDLPGGDGDENTAVLGPDDDGWDEARSLVGTIESSELTDPQVGSERLLYRLFHERGVRVYESIRVEDNCSCSREKIEGVFNNFSAEEIEDSVKDGKISVTCEFCSTTYEFDPAQFAK, encoded by the coding sequence TTGTCTGACAAGATCAGCACAGAGCATAACGAAGCTGAAGTTGTTCATATTGATCTGAACAACTTCGAGTTCGCAGGTGATGACGCCGTTGTGCCTTTCCAGGTGGAAGGGCTCGACGTGCGTGGTCGCGCTGTGCAACTGGGCGCCAGCATTGACGCAATTTTGAAGCGCCACGACTACCCGGAACATGTTGCCCGCCTTCTGGCGGAAGCGACGGTTCTGACCACGCTTCTTGGCACATCATTGAAGTTTGAAGGCAAGTTTATCTTCCAGACCCAGTCTGACGGTCCGGTCGATATGCTGGTCGTGGATTTCCGCACGCCGAAGTCTGTGCGTGCTTATGCGCGTTTTGATGCAGAGCGCGTTGCGAAAGCCGTAAGCGCTGGCAAAACACGCCCCGAAGAACTGCTCGGTCGCGGAACGCTCGCGTTGACGGTCGATCAGGGTGCGCATACGCAGCGCTATCAGGGCATTGTTGCGCTTGACGGATCGACGCTGGAAGAAATTGCACGCACCTATTTCCGTCAGTCGGAGCAGATTGCAACCGATATGAAGCTAAGCGTTGCAAAGCTTGTCGAACGCGACAGTGAAGGCAAGCTGATTGAGCGCTGGCGTGCTGGTGGCCTGATGATTCAGTTCCTGCCGGAATCGGAAATACGTGCGCGCATGCCTGATCTTCCGGGTGGCGACGGCGATGAAAACACCGCCGTTCTTGGCCCTGACGATGATGGCTGGGATGAAGCGCGTTCGCTGGTTGGAACGATTGAGAGCTCAGAACTCACCGACCCACAGGTTGGCTCAGAACGACTGCTTTATCGTCTGTTCCATGAGCGTGGCGTGCGCGTGTATGAATCGATCCGCGTTGAGGATAATTGCTCATGCTCGCGCGAGAAGATCGAAGGTGTGTTCAATAATTTTTCGGCTGAAGAGATTGAGGACAGCGTCAAGGACGGCAAGATTTCGGTCACATGCGAATTCTGCTCAACGACCTACGAGTTCGATCCGGCGCAGTTTGCGAAGTAA
- the apaG gene encoding Co2+/Mg2+ efflux protein ApaG, whose protein sequence is MYRAVTRDIEVTAEPFYLEDQSEPDENRYVWGYRITIANNSSQSVQLRSRYWQITDGNGRIEEVRGAGVIGEQPTLNPGDSYQYSSGCPLSTTSGVMVGRYQMQSPDGNSFDVDIPAFSLDIPETRRTLN, encoded by the coding sequence ATGTACAGAGCGGTAACACGGGATATTGAGGTAACGGCTGAGCCGTTTTATCTCGAAGACCAGTCCGAGCCGGACGAAAACCGCTATGTCTGGGGCTATCGGATCACCATTGCCAACAATTCATCGCAGAGTGTTCAGCTTCGTTCGCGCTATTGGCAGATTACCGATGGTAATGGCCGGATTGAGGAAGTGCGCGGCGCTGGCGTGATTGGCGAACAGCCAACACTCAATCCCGGCGACTCTTATCAATATTCATCTGGATGCCCGCTGAGCACAACATCAGGCGTCATGGTCGGGCGCTATCAGATGCAATCACCTGATGGAAATTCATTTGACGTCGACATTCCGGCCTTCTCGCTGGATATTCCAGAAACAAGACGGACACTGAATTAA
- a CDS encoding O-succinylhomoserine sulfhydrylase produces MTNKTTRKLRPATQLVHAGSLRSGFAELSEALYLTQGFLYPTAEAAEARFKGEDPGFIYSRYANPTTDMFEKRMCALEGAEDARAFTSGMSAVAASILCQVHAGEHVICARAVFGSSRYIIETLLPRYGVEFSIIDGSKIENWKAAVRPNTKVMLLESPSNPTLEVIDIAAVAEIANEIGAKLIVDNVFATPLYQKPLELGAHIVVYSTTKHIDGQGRCLGGIILSDQEWTEEVLQPYFRHTGPGMSPFNAWIMLKGLETLGVRVRQQTQSAAAVADALAGQAGVKQVIYPGRADHPQADIIAKQMTGGSTLIALELEGGKEAAFKFENALQVFSISNNLGDAKSIITHPATTTHQSLSDEARAELGISDGMLRISVGLEDQNDLVEDVLEALAAAR; encoded by the coding sequence ATGACGAATAAGACTACCCGTAAGTTACGCCCGGCAACGCAGCTCGTTCATGCAGGATCGCTGCGTTCCGGCTTTGCAGAGTTGTCCGAAGCTCTCTATCTGACGCAGGGCTTTCTTTACCCGACAGCAGAAGCCGCAGAAGCGCGCTTCAAAGGTGAAGACCCGGGGTTCATCTATTCGCGTTATGCCAATCCAACCACCGACATGTTTGAAAAGCGCATGTGCGCGCTCGAAGGTGCAGAAGATGCACGCGCCTTCACCTCCGGCATGTCGGCTGTCGCCGCATCCATTCTCTGTCAGGTCCACGCAGGTGAGCATGTCATTTGTGCGCGTGCCGTCTTCGGCTCATCGCGCTACATTATTGAAACGCTGCTGCCGCGCTATGGCGTTGAGTTCTCCATCATCGACGGCTCGAAGATTGAAAACTGGAAGGCAGCTGTTCGTCCGAACACCAAAGTGATGCTGCTCGAAAGCCCATCGAACCCGACGCTTGAGGTGATCGACATTGCAGCCGTTGCAGAGATTGCCAATGAAATCGGCGCAAAGCTGATCGTTGACAATGTTTTTGCAACGCCGCTTTACCAGAAGCCTCTGGAACTCGGCGCGCATATCGTCGTCTATTCGACCACCAAACATATTGACGGTCAGGGCCGTTGCCTCGGCGGCATCATTCTTTCCGATCAGGAATGGACCGAAGAAGTGCTACAGCCTTACTTCCGTCACACCGGGCCAGGCATGAGCCCATTCAATGCATGGATCATGCTGAAGGGTCTGGAAACGCTTGGCGTTCGCGTGCGTCAGCAGACGCAATCGGCGGCAGCCGTTGCCGATGCGCTGGCCGGTCAGGCAGGCGTTAAGCAAGTCATCTATCCGGGCCGTGCCGACCACCCGCAGGCAGACATTATTGCAAAACAGATGACCGGCGGCTCGACACTGATCGCGCTCGAACTCGAAGGCGGCAAGGAAGCGGCATTCAAGTTTGAGAATGCGTTGCAGGTCTTCAGCATTTCCAACAATCTGGGCGACGCGAAGAGCATCATCACTCATCCGGCTACAACCACGCATCAGAGCCTCTCGGACGAAGCACGCGCAGAACTCGGTATTTCTGACGGTATGCTGCGTATTTCTGTTGGTCTTGAAGATCAGAATGATCTTGTTGAAGACGTGCTGGAAGCGCTTGCCGCTGCGCGCTGA
- a CDS encoding 2'-deoxycytidine 5'-triphosphate deaminase, whose product MTQREAGILADADIAALFESGLLKSARPLDADQIQPASLDLRLGAKAYRVRASFMPGPGTPVIDKLERLKLHEIDLTAGAVLETGCVYIVPLLESLSLSPELSASANPKSSTGRLDIFTRVIADGAQEFDKVPAGYHGPLYLEVSPRTFPIVARTGSRLSQIRFRQGRAQLTEAELATLHQNETLVAAEQPNISGGGIALSVDLSGDKDKLIGYRGKHHTAVVDVDQRAAHDVLDFWEPIYDRGSRELVLDPDEFYILVSREAVHVPPLFAAEMTPFDPLVGEFRVHYAGFFDPGFGHTAAGGTGSRAVLEVRSHEVPFILEHGQIVGRLVYEHMLKRPKALYGIDLGSNYQAQQLKLSKHFR is encoded by the coding sequence ATGACACAGAGGGAAGCAGGAATTCTGGCAGATGCGGATATTGCCGCGCTGTTTGAAAGCGGTTTGCTCAAATCTGCGCGTCCATTGGATGCCGATCAGATTCAGCCTGCCAGCCTCGATTTGCGACTGGGTGCGAAAGCCTATCGTGTACGCGCATCCTTCATGCCCGGTCCGGGAACGCCGGTCATCGACAAACTGGAGCGCCTCAAGCTTCACGAGATCGATCTGACCGCTGGAGCGGTTCTTGAAACCGGCTGCGTCTATATCGTGCCTTTGCTTGAAAGCCTGTCGCTTTCGCCGGAACTGTCGGCTTCTGCCAATCCGAAAAGCTCGACGGGCCGCCTTGATATTTTCACCCGCGTTATCGCCGATGGTGCCCAGGAGTTCGACAAGGTGCCCGCTGGCTATCATGGCCCGCTTTATCTTGAAGTGAGCCCGCGCACTTTCCCGATTGTTGCGCGCACCGGTTCGCGCCTGTCGCAAATCCGTTTTCGTCAGGGCCGCGCACAGCTCACCGAAGCGGAACTTGCAACACTGCATCAGAACGAAACGCTGGTGGCGGCGGAACAGCCCAATATCTCGGGCGGCGGCATCGCACTTTCCGTCGATCTCTCGGGTGATAAAGACAAGCTGATCGGTTATCGTGGAAAGCATCATACGGCGGTTGTCGATGTCGACCAGCGTGCTGCGCATGATGTTCTCGACTTCTGGGAGCCGATCTATGATCGTGGGTCACGGGAACTGGTGCTCGATCCGGATGAATTCTATATCCTTGTTTCGCGCGAAGCGGTGCATGTGCCGCCGCTTTTCGCAGCAGAAATGACGCCTTTCGACCCGCTGGTCGGTGAATTCCGTGTGCATTATGCAGGCTTCTTTGATCCGGGCTTCGGTCACACCGCTGCGGGTGGAACAGGAAGCCGAGCGGTTCTGGAAGTACGCAGTCATGAAGTCCCGTTCATTCTCGAACATGGCCAGATTGTCGGCCGTCTTGTTTATGAGCACATGTTGAAACGCCCGAAAGCGCTTTATGGTATCGATCTTGGATCGAACTATCAGGCGCAGCAACTCAAGCTCTCCAAGCATTTCCGGTGA
- a CDS encoding GlxA family transcriptional regulator, whose translation MQKRKDEARETSTDAPARRLSVGIVALPGFTLTALSLFLDPFRLAADDRDKSRQIRCAWKICTLSGDPVTSSSGMVIEPTAPIGELDECDYVAVVGGLLAQYRPRQQALVDLIKRADKRGKTVVGLCTAAFLLAEGGLLEDRNCCVSWFHRDDFLDLFDGYSADTTSLFHRSGRHYTCAGGLGAASLSLSIIQNEISEELARKSASILMIPYELVRSEQPALSFNGVRSPMIRKAIRIFEETLEEPVPMIDVARKLGISVRQMERGFRMAVGRTAFEVREELRVKKARELLSETGLSLLEVAVASGFTDTRSMNRSFVRQKQKPPRDYRKER comes from the coding sequence GTGCAAAAAAGGAAGGATGAGGCTCGGGAAACAAGCACGGATGCGCCAGCGCGCCGCCTGTCCGTTGGTATTGTCGCGCTGCCGGGCTTTACGCTCACGGCGCTGAGTCTGTTTCTTGATCCGTTTCGTCTGGCGGCAGATGATCGCGACAAAAGTCGACAGATCCGTTGTGCATGGAAAATCTGCACATTGTCGGGCGACCCCGTCACCTCCAGTTCCGGCATGGTCATTGAACCGACCGCCCCCATTGGTGAACTGGACGAATGCGATTATGTGGCCGTTGTTGGTGGTCTTCTCGCGCAATATCGTCCGCGTCAGCAGGCGCTGGTCGATCTGATAAAGCGTGCCGACAAACGCGGCAAGACGGTTGTCGGCCTCTGCACGGCGGCGTTTCTGCTGGCCGAAGGTGGCTTGCTTGAGGATCGCAATTGCTGTGTCAGCTGGTTTCATCGGGATGATTTTCTCGATCTTTTCGATGGCTATTCAGCCGATACGACCAGTCTGTTTCACCGCAGTGGACGGCATTATACCTGCGCGGGCGGTCTTGGCGCTGCATCGCTTTCGCTGTCGATCATCCAGAATGAAATCTCCGAGGAACTGGCCCGCAAAAGCGCGTCCATTCTGATGATCCCGTATGAGCTCGTGCGCTCCGAGCAGCCTGCCTTGAGCTTCAACGGTGTCCGCTCGCCGATGATCCGCAAGGCGATCCGCATTTTTGAGGAAACACTGGAAGAGCCAGTGCCGATGATCGATGTTGCGCGCAAACTGGGCATCTCGGTGCGCCAGATGGAGCGCGGTTTTCGCATGGCGGTGGGGCGCACGGCGTTTGAAGTGCGCGAAGAATTACGGGTCAAGAAAGCGCGGGAACTGCTGTCTGAAACCGGGTTGTCATTGCTGGAAGTGGCCGTTGCCAGTGGCTTCACGGATACGCGCAGCATGAACCGCTCGTTTGTACGCCAGAAGCAGAAGCCGCCGCGTGATTATCGCAAAGAACGCTGA
- a CDS encoding DUF6460 domain-containing protein, with protein sequence MSDGVNRFLGDTPARVLIKLVLISLVVGVVMSAFHWTPYDIFYGIRDFILRLWNMGFSAIAGFADYLVLGAAVVIPVFILLRILSYRK encoded by the coding sequence ATGTCTGATGGTGTGAACCGATTTCTTGGCGATACGCCTGCGCGCGTATTGATCAAGCTTGTGCTGATCTCGCTGGTGGTTGGCGTGGTGATGAGCGCGTTCCACTGGACGCCTTATGATATTTTTTATGGCATCCGCGATTTCATTCTGCGTCTTTGGAATATGGGCTTCTCTGCCATTGCCGGTTTTGCCGATTATCTTGTTCTTGGTGCAGCCGTGGTTATTCCGGTCTTTATTTTGCTCCGAATCCTCAGCTATCGTAAATAA
- a CDS encoding CAP domain-containing protein, translated as MQQNNAFTLSRRGFLILAGGALAFAALPKSFAEAAAGDVDPTALFNQIRKANGLPLMATDSKLEKAALYQARRMASYGKIGHSVGWGNGFVSRLKQAGIRGPAAENVASGQPNTQAVFDAWMKSPGHRKNMLDPTFRHYGLAWATPENNPRRLYWAMMLGL; from the coding sequence ATGCAGCAGAACAATGCTTTCACTCTGTCACGGCGCGGCTTTCTGATCCTCGCTGGCGGGGCTCTCGCCTTTGCAGCACTGCCGAAAAGCTTTGCTGAAGCTGCGGCAGGAGATGTTGATCCAACGGCATTGTTCAATCAAATCCGCAAGGCCAATGGTCTCCCCTTGATGGCCACCGACAGCAAGCTTGAAAAGGCAGCCCTTTATCAGGCGCGTCGCATGGCAAGCTATGGCAAGATCGGGCATTCGGTCGGCTGGGGCAATGGTTTTGTCTCCCGGCTCAAGCAGGCGGGCATTCGTGGGCCCGCAGCAGAAAATGTTGCCTCCGGCCAGCCCAATACGCAAGCCGTTTTTGATGCGTGGATGAAATCGCCGGGGCACCGCAAAAATATGCTTGATCCGACCTTCAGACATTACGGGCTGGCATGGGCCACACCGGAAAACAATCCGCGCCGCCTCTATTGGGCGATGATGCTCGGTCTATAG
- a CDS encoding MATE family efflux transporter — MLHDQSIVSRPFEVTNRMVMMIAVPMTLAAITTPLLGLVDMGVVGQMGQAELIGGLAIGALVFDFLLTMFSFLRSGTTGLVAQAMGAEDKAEEQAIFWRAILIAIAAGLLMILSLPLTLKVASDFIHPTPATQEAMIIYVSIRMLSAPVALINYSVLGLLLGRGQGILGLSLQVLINGINIVLCIVLGLELGWGVAGVAWATVTGETVAAIVGLFLVMRHFHKQTGRHPDIKQILDKTGIVRMVALNRDIMIRSILLLTAFAYFTRAGSELGPVTLAANAVLMNFFLICGFFLDGMAAAVEQIIGRSVGARYSPAFVRGAKLTFVWGLVMSAAIALILLIFGDAIISLLSKAEDVRDEAIRYLPWAALTGLTGLLAFHMDGVYIGATWSRDMRNMMFFSLIFFLAVLYAAKPAMGNHGLWLAINLFLSIRGITLLALLPRRYRTEFFKA; from the coding sequence ATGCTGCACGACCAGAGCATTGTTTCCAGACCATTTGAAGTGACCAATCGCATGGTGATGATGATCGCCGTGCCGATGACACTTGCCGCCATCACCACCCCGTTGCTGGGGCTTGTGGACATGGGTGTGGTTGGCCAGATGGGGCAGGCGGAGCTGATTGGCGGCCTCGCCATTGGTGCGCTGGTGTTTGATTTTCTGCTGACCATGTTCAGTTTCTTGCGCTCTGGCACAACCGGGCTTGTCGCACAAGCAATGGGTGCGGAAGACAAGGCCGAAGAACAGGCCATTTTCTGGCGGGCTATCCTGATAGCAATTGCTGCTGGCTTGCTGATGATTTTAAGCCTGCCGCTGACGCTGAAAGTTGCATCGGACTTCATTCATCCGACCCCTGCCACGCAGGAAGCGATGATCATCTATGTGTCGATCCGTATGCTTTCAGCGCCGGTGGCGCTGATTAATTATTCGGTGCTTGGCCTGTTGCTTGGGCGCGGGCAGGGTATTCTGGGCTTGAGCCTTCAGGTGCTGATTAACGGTATCAATATTGTACTCTGCATTGTGCTGGGGCTGGAACTTGGCTGGGGTGTGGCCGGTGTTGCCTGGGCAACGGTGACGGGTGAAACGGTAGCGGCGATTGTCGGCCTCTTTCTCGTCATGCGGCATTTCCACAAGCAGACCGGGCGTCATCCTGACATCAAGCAGATTCTGGATAAGACAGGCATCGTCAGGATGGTGGCGCTCAACCGCGATATTATGATCCGCTCGATCCTGCTGCTCACAGCCTTTGCTTATTTCACCCGCGCAGGTTCCGAGCTTGGGCCGGTCACGCTTGCGGCAAACGCGGTTTTGATGAATTTCTTCCTCATCTGCGGCTTTTTCCTTGATGGAATGGCGGCCGCGGTCGAACAGATTATCGGTCGTTCGGTGGGTGCGCGCTATAGTCCAGCTTTCGTGCGCGGCGCAAAGCTCACCTTCGTCTGGGGGTTGGTCATGTCCGCCGCTATTGCGCTGATTTTGCTGATCTTTGGCGATGCAATCATCAGCCTTCTGTCCAAAGCTGAGGACGTGCGCGACGAGGCGATCAGATATCTGCCATGGGCGGCATTGACGGGGCTTACCGGCTTGCTCGCATTCCATATGGATGGGGTCTATATCGGCGCAACATGGTCGCGCGACATGCGCAATATGATGTTTTTCTCGCTGATATTCTTTTTAGCGGTTCTTTATGCAGCAAAGCCCGCGATGGGAAACCACGGGCTTTGGCTGGCAATCAATCTGTTCTTGTCCATCCGTGGCATCACGCTTCTGGCGTTACTGCCACGCAGATACAGGACTGAATTCTTCAAAGCATGA
- a CDS encoding quinone-dependent dihydroorotate dehydrogenase, with protein sequence MSGFFEAIGRRALFTLDAEQAHGLSIAGLKTGIVTCSRPHDPALGVKIAGLLFPNPVGMAAGFDKNAEVPDALLKIGFGFTEVGTITPRPQSGNPRPRIFRLVDDHAVINRLGFNNEGHDAAFKRLSQRAGKSGIVGVNIGANKDAEDRIGDYVAGIRKFYQLARYFTVNISSPNTPGLRNLQSRDALRELLCRVLAARDEEGQMCTLKRPVFLKIAPDLADEELDDIAAEALAQKLDGIIVSNTTLSRNGLNSSENREEAGGLSGVPLFERSTIVLARMRKRVGVDMPLIGVGGIDSAETALTKIKAGADLVQLYTGMIYRGPGLASDIVRGLSKAVKAEGVVSISDLRDRDTQAWAARRLPD encoded by the coding sequence ATGAGCGGATTTTTTGAAGCAATCGGTCGACGTGCATTGTTTACGCTCGACGCCGAGCAAGCGCATGGTCTGTCGATCGCAGGGCTGAAAACCGGTATTGTCACCTGTAGCCGTCCACACGATCCGGCTCTTGGTGTTAAAATTGCAGGATTGCTGTTTCCAAACCCGGTCGGCATGGCCGCAGGCTTCGACAAAAATGCCGAAGTGCCGGATGCGCTTTTGAAAATCGGCTTTGGCTTCACCGAAGTCGGCACCATTACGCCCCGTCCACAGAGCGGCAATCCACGTCCGCGCATTTTCCGCCTGGTGGATGACCATGCCGTGATCAACCGTCTTGGCTTCAACAATGAAGGCCATGATGCGGCGTTCAAGCGTCTGTCGCAGCGCGCTGGCAAAAGTGGTATTGTCGGCGTGAATATCGGCGCCAACAAGGATGCTGAAGACCGGATCGGCGATTATGTTGCGGGTATTCGGAAATTCTATCAATTGGCGCGTTATTTCACCGTCAATATTTCATCGCCCAACACGCCGGGCTTGCGCAATCTGCAATCGCGCGATGCTTTGCGCGAGCTGCTTTGCCGGGTGCTGGCCGCACGCGATGAAGAAGGCCAGATGTGCACGCTGAAACGCCCGGTTTTCCTGAAAATTGCACCGGATCTTGCAGACGAAGAGCTGGATGATATTGCAGCAGAGGCGCTTGCGCAGAAGCTTGACGGCATTATTGTTTCCAACACCACATTGTCGCGCAATGGACTGAACAGTAGCGAGAACCGCGAAGAAGCCGGTGGCCTTTCGGGTGTGCCGCTGTTTGAACGTTCGACGATTGTTCTGGCGCGTATGCGGAAACGTGTCGGCGTTGACATGCCGCTGATCGGTGTCGGCGGCATCGACAGTGCGGAAACCGCGCTCACGAAGATCAAAGCGGGGGCCGATCTCGTCCAGCTTTATACCGGCATGATCTATCGCGGCCCCGGTCTTGCATCAGACATCGTGCGCGGGCTATCGAAGGCTGTGAAAGCCGAAGGTGTGGTCAGCATTTCTGATCTGCGCGACCGCGACACACAAGCGTGGGCCGCGCGTCGTCTGCCCGATTAA
- a CDS encoding DUF952 domain-containing protein → MTKTTIYKIAPRDLWAQAEEAGKFTGAPVDIADGYIHFSTHEQVRETAAKHFAGQADLLLVSVDAAALGDALKYETSRGGALFPHLYAVLPLSAVTKVEPLPLGDNGLHIFPELEG, encoded by the coding sequence ATGACCAAAACGACCATCTACAAGATCGCCCCGCGCGATCTCTGGGCGCAGGCAGAAGAGGCTGGCAAATTTACCGGGGCACCGGTTGATATTGCCGATGGCTATATCCATTTCTCCACCCATGAACAGGTGCGTGAAACAGCAGCCAAACATTTTGCCGGGCAAGCCGATCTGCTGCTGGTGAGCGTGGATGCTGCGGCGTTGGGCGATGCGCTGAAATATGAAACCTCGCGCGGTGGCGCCTTGTTTCCGCATCTTTACGCCGTGTTACCATTATCGGCAGTGACAAAGGTCGAGCCGTTGCCGCTCGGCGACAATGGACTCCACATCTTCCCGGAGCTTGAGGGTTAA